In Streptomyces canus, one DNA window encodes the following:
- a CDS encoding DUF1003 domain-containing protein: MTPERETSTRERGPAGATAATRPRTRLDQPRAPRRRLLPEWDPEAFGRLSERIARFLGTGRFIVWMTVVIIAWVLWNIFAPGDLRFDNYPFIFLTLMLSLQASYAAPLILLAQNRQDDRDRVNLEQDRKQNERSIADTEYLTREIAALRIGLGEVATRDWIRSELQDLMKELEARQHDGHVVFPAERSDRPSGRDAHDR; this comes from the coding sequence ATGACGCCTGAGCGCGAGACCTCGACCCGAGAGCGCGGCCCGGCCGGGGCCACGGCGGCCACCCGCCCCCGCACCCGGCTCGACCAGCCGCGGGCGCCGCGCCGCCGGCTGCTGCCCGAATGGGACCCGGAGGCGTTCGGGCGGCTGTCGGAGCGGATCGCGCGCTTCCTCGGCACCGGGCGGTTCATCGTCTGGATGACGGTCGTCATCATCGCGTGGGTGCTGTGGAACATCTTCGCGCCGGGCGATCTGCGCTTCGACAACTACCCGTTCATCTTCCTCACCCTCATGCTGTCCCTCCAGGCCTCCTACGCGGCCCCGCTGATCCTGCTCGCGCAGAACCGGCAGGACGACCGGGACCGGGTCAATCTCGAACAGGACCGCAAGCAGAACGAGCGGTCGATCGCGGACACCGAGTATCTGACCCGCGAGATCGCCGCGCTCAGGATCGGCCTCGGAGAGGTGGCGACCCGCGACTGGATCCGCTCGGAGCTCCAGGACCTGATGAAGGAGCTGGAGGCACGGCAGCACGACGGGCATGTCGTATTCCCGGCAGAACGGTCGGATCGGCCGTCGGGACGTGACGCACACGACCGTTGA